Proteins from a single region of Megalopta genalis isolate 19385.01 chromosome 3, iyMegGena1_principal, whole genome shotgun sequence:
- the LOC143259078 gene encoding uncharacterized protein LOC143259078 codes for MAQTSPRALMERQRSPREFCVADVVSDIKPEFDQRSRQDREIYNEPQYVMNVSRSPRNSLVPDDYYRAPSNGGRRPRHSLVPETGFPPEMVYGSRHAIYDASLSPRNSLVPDVVYNRSPRNSMVQLNGSRTSLMSENGNPVVSKSPRPSISLSASRCPRGSITNVELVDRSPQRSPRESIVAETINAPKNLSRSPRGSIGTGAHEDDARTMRRIVEPEIISRTPRGSVGGLSDRQTPKANLMLQDPRRASADQGATNTRTMKSAISVHQTNHGYGSGFEDNRRDSSSVSQLSGDESRRLFNNGVKAPDEKVENSTYNAITYGSVVFQLKDANIEARNTIVFVFRALKVMWRTRIVSIYLILLCILPIAMLIYGLKFNDKCPRKVEIPTYMILGGVFGTIFMFLITYSQIRSRRREILTLQPPDSQISCFSIGVGVLSVFLLVWFGMGNKWILTIMWPRFKVERYKPDEYCDQNLYIFALVQLAIVYVTFAIVIFVMFVMASLRILGWWLPER; via the exons ATGGCTCAAACGAGTCCACGAGCACTGATGGAACGACAAAGATCGCCACGGGAATTTTGTGTAGCTGATGTGGTGTCGGATATTAAACCGGAATTCGATCAG AGGAGTCGTCAGGATCGCGAGATCTACAATGAGCCGCAGTACGTCATGAATGTGAGCAGGAGTCCTCGCAACTCCCTGGTGCCCGATGACTACTACAGGGCCCCGAGCAATGGCGGCCGGAGACCTCGCCACAGCTTGGTCCCCGAAACGGGATTTCCACCGGAGATGGTCTACGGTTCCAGACACGCGATTTACGACGCCTCCCTGAGTCCGAGGAACTCCCTGGTACCGGACGTGGTGTACAATCGGAGCCCGCGGAATAGTATGGTACAACTGAACGGATCACGCACCTCGCTGATGTCCGAAAATGGCAACCCAGTTGTGTCAAAAAGTCCCAGGCCATCTATTTCTTTGAGCGCGTCGCGCTGCCCGCGTGGCAGTATCACCAATGTGGAACTCGTCGACCGCAGTCCACAAAGAAGCCCACGCGAATCGATAGTCGCCGAGACCATAAACGCGCCGAAAAATCTCAGCAGATCGCCACGAGGCAGCATAGGGACAGGAGCACACGAAGACGACGCGAGAACGATGCGCCGGATTGTAGAGCCCGAGATCATCAGCAGGACTCCGAGGGGCAGTGTGGGTGGTCTGTCAGACAGACAGACCCCGAAGGCAAACTTAATGCTGCAAGATCCGAGAAGAGCTTCCGCCGATCAAG GTGCGACTAATACAAGAACTATGAAGTCGGCTATCAGCGTACACCAAACCAACCATGGTTATGGATCAggcttcgaagataatcgtCGCGACAGCAGCTCCGTGTCGCAG CTTTCAGGTGACGAATCGCGGCGTCTATTCAACAACGGTGTCAAAGCTCCTGATGAGAAGGTGGAAAACAGCACCTACAATGCCATTACGTACGGCTCTGTTGTATTCCAATTGAAAGACGCAAACATTGAGGCAAGGAACACCATCGTGTTTGTCTTTCGTGCACTGAAGGTCATGTGGAGGACCCGGATAGTGTCAATATACTTGATACTCCTATGCATATTGCCAATAGCGATGCTGATATATG GTCTGAAGTTCAACGATAAATGCCCAAGAAAAGTCGAGATACCAACCTACATGATCCTAGGAGGAGTATTCGGGACAATATTCATGTTTCTGATCACGTACTCTCAGATCCGGTCAAGAAGACGGGAAATTTTGACGCTTCAGCCTCCTGACTCGCAAATATCCTGTTTCTCTATCGGCGTGGGGGTCCTATCAGTGTTCCTCCTTGTATGGTTTGGCATGG GGAACAAGTGGATCCTCACGATTATGTGGCCCCGTTTCAAAGTTGAACGATACAAACCTGACGAGTATTGCGACCAAAACCTGTACATCTTCGCCCTGGTTCAATTGGCGATAGTCTACGTGACATTCGCCATCGTAATATTCGTGATGTTCGTCATGGCATCACTTAGGATCCTCGGCTGGTGGTTACCGGAGAG GTAA